A DNA window from Stenotrophomonas sp. 57 contains the following coding sequences:
- a CDS encoding DUF4440 domain-containing protein has product MDTTAEHEIHLLHDTLQAWLRADVGTDALEDLMAHFSADFSMVGIAGRRLDRDAVQALFVGGHGARAGLRISIEAVQAVDAPSPLAVLRYREGHSIDGGTPAWRESLAVLRQEAGRWRWLALHEVTAA; this is encoded by the coding sequence ATGGACACCACTGCAGAACATGAAATCCACCTCCTGCACGACACGCTGCAGGCCTGGCTCCGTGCCGACGTCGGCACCGATGCGCTGGAGGATCTGATGGCGCACTTCAGTGCGGACTTCAGCATGGTCGGCATCGCGGGGCGGCGGCTGGATCGCGATGCCGTGCAGGCGCTGTTCGTGGGAGGCCATGGCGCGCGCGCCGGGTTGCGGATCAGCATCGAGGCCGTGCAGGCCGTGGACGCGCCGTCACCGTTGGCGGTGCTGCGTTATCGCGAGGGCCATTCGATCGATGGCGGCACGCCTGCTTGGCGGGAGTCGCTGGCGGTGCTGCGGCAGGAAGCCGGACGCTGGCGCTGGCTGGCGCTGCATGAAGTGACGGCGGCCTGA
- a CDS encoding CocE/NonD family hydrolase, giving the protein MRVRAVAVAIALCLSSSVLAADTPPMTPDISGKPFVAPDVGRDYDKRVVMVPMRDGTRLYTVIVVPKGARNAPILLTRTPYDAAGRASRSDSPRMRDLLPQGDEVFVDGGYIRVFQDIRGKYGSEGDYVMTRPLRGPLNNTQVDHSTDAWDTIDWLVKNVPESNGKVGMLGSSYEGFTVVMALTDPHPALKVAAPQSPMVDGWMGDDWLNYGAFRQVNFNYFAMQTEKRGKGTPLPSLGYDDYSTFLRIGSAGDYARFTGVDQLTWWKKLVEHPAYDGFWQGQALDAVMAKTPLKVPTMWLQGLWDQEDMWGANHAYQAMEGRDSGNNRNYLVMGPWRHSQVNYSASELGALKFDGDTALQFRRDVLKPFFDQYLVDGAPKADTPPVLIYNTGENHWDRLKGWPRSCDKGCAASSKPLYLRAGGKLAFQAPATGEGDFEEYVSDPAKPVPFVPRPVRFGDRDMWTTWLVKDQRFVDGRPDVLTFITEPLTAPLRIGGAPVVHLQASTSGTDSDWVVKLIDVYPDQEASTPEMGGYELPVSLAIFRGRYRESFSDPKPLAANQVLPYRFDLPNANHTFQKGHRVMVQVQSSLFPLYDRNPQTYVPNIYLAKPGDYQKATQRVWHSAAQASYIDLPVY; this is encoded by the coding sequence ATGCGTGTGCGTGCCGTCGCTGTAGCCATTGCCCTTTGCCTGTCCAGCAGCGTGCTGGCCGCCGATACCCCGCCGATGACCCCGGACATCAGCGGCAAGCCCTTCGTCGCCCCGGATGTCGGCCGCGACTACGACAAGCGCGTGGTGATGGTGCCGATGCGTGATGGAACCAGGCTGTATACGGTGATCGTGGTGCCCAAGGGCGCACGTAATGCGCCGATCCTGCTGACCCGTACGCCCTACGATGCTGCCGGTCGCGCCAGCCGCAGTGATTCGCCGCGCATGCGCGACCTGTTGCCACAGGGTGACGAGGTGTTCGTCGATGGCGGCTATATCCGTGTGTTCCAGGACATCCGTGGCAAGTACGGCTCCGAAGGCGATTACGTGATGACCCGGCCCTTGCGCGGGCCGTTGAACAACACCCAGGTCGACCATTCCACCGACGCCTGGGACACCATCGATTGGCTGGTGAAGAACGTGCCGGAGAGCAACGGCAAGGTCGGCATGCTGGGCTCGTCCTATGAAGGTTTCACCGTGGTGATGGCGTTGACCGACCCGCATCCGGCGTTGAAGGTGGCGGCACCGCAGAGCCCGATGGTCGATGGCTGGATGGGGGACGATTGGCTCAACTACGGCGCGTTCCGCCAGGTCAACTTCAACTATTTCGCGATGCAGACCGAGAAGCGCGGCAAGGGTACGCCGCTGCCCAGCCTCGGCTACGACGACTACAGCACGTTCCTGCGGATCGGTTCGGCTGGCGACTATGCGCGCTTCACCGGCGTGGACCAGCTGACCTGGTGGAAGAAGCTGGTCGAGCACCCGGCCTATGACGGCTTCTGGCAGGGCCAGGCGCTGGACGCGGTGATGGCGAAAACGCCGTTGAAGGTGCCGACCATGTGGCTGCAGGGCCTGTGGGACCAGGAGGACATGTGGGGTGCCAACCACGCCTACCAGGCCATGGAAGGGCGCGACAGTGGCAACAACCGCAATTACCTGGTGATGGGCCCGTGGCGACACAGCCAGGTGAACTACAGCGCCAGCGAGCTGGGCGCGCTGAAGTTCGACGGCGATACCGCGCTGCAGTTCCGCCGTGATGTACTCAAGCCGTTCTTCGACCAGTACCTGGTGGACGGTGCGCCGAAGGCCGACACGCCGCCGGTGCTGATCTACAACACCGGCGAAAACCACTGGGATCGCTTGAAGGGCTGGCCGCGCAGCTGCGACAAGGGCTGTGCCGCCAGCAGCAAGCCGCTGTACCTGCGCGCCGGCGGCAAGCTGGCATTCCAGGCGCCGGCGACGGGCGAGGGTGACTTCGAGGAGTACGTGTCCGACCCGGCCAAGCCGGTGCCGTTCGTGCCGCGTCCGGTCCGCTTCGGTGACCGGGACATGTGGACCACCTGGCTGGTCAAGGACCAGCGCTTTGTCGATGGTCGCCCGGACGTATTGACCTTCATCACCGAACCGCTGACCGCGCCGCTGCGCATCGGCGGCGCGCCAGTGGTGCATCTGCAGGCCTCGACCAGTGGCACCGACAGCGACTGGGTGGTGAAGCTGATCGACGTGTATCCGGACCAGGAAGCGTCGACGCCGGAGATGGGGGGCTATGAGCTGCCGGTGTCGTTGGCGATCTTCCGCGGCCGCTACCGCGAGAGCTTCAGCGATCCGAAGCCGCTGGCGGCCAACCAGGTGCTGCCGTATCGCTTCGACCTGCCCAACGCCAACCACACGTTCCAGAAGGGGCATCGGGTGATGGTGCAGGTGCAGTCCAGCCTGTTCCCGCTGTATGACCGCAATCCGCAGACCTACGTGCCGAACATCTACCTGGCCAAGCCGGGCGATTACCAGAAGGCCACGCAGCGGGTCTGGCACAGCGCAGCGCAGGCGAGCTACATCGATCTGCCGGTGTATTGA
- a CDS encoding AraC family transcriptional regulator: protein MSRYFTFADYRRFGHRHGFDYRADPEHLRDDQWAGHGEVNEQFLRGGMSLIASDVHNRFPYVATAQQSPGLAIRVMLQGQVDVRIPQRSGFTLRAGTAMTAHHREQVEMTGAHPGETRMRGVSVMVPAEIDPDLFQLPQLHTALSTHLECRHWAIPHTLLPVLGQLFDSPWQDGIDALWREGVALQLLAVGLQAEDLQTEPVRTLRAGQRERLERVRAYLHDDPSHAHSLVELAQLACMSPSSLRRHFAQQYGCSVFDYLHEQRMRHAEQGLREDGWTVEQAAAASGYRHPSNFAAAFRKRFGLVPSRWRTGPSKIG, encoded by the coding sequence ATGTCCCGATATTTCACTTTTGCCGATTACCGCCGCTTCGGTCACCGCCACGGCTTTGATTACCGCGCCGACCCGGAACACCTGCGTGACGACCAGTGGGCCGGCCATGGCGAGGTCAACGAGCAGTTCCTGCGTGGTGGCATGAGCCTGATCGCGTCCGACGTGCATAATCGTTTCCCGTACGTCGCCACGGCCCAGCAGAGTCCCGGGCTGGCCATCCGCGTGATGCTGCAGGGCCAGGTGGATGTACGCATTCCCCAGCGCAGTGGCTTCACCCTGCGCGCGGGCACTGCGATGACCGCGCACCACCGCGAACAGGTCGAAATGACCGGCGCGCATCCCGGCGAAACGCGCATGCGCGGCGTCAGCGTGATGGTACCGGCGGAGATCGATCCGGATCTGTTCCAGCTGCCGCAGCTGCACACGGCGCTCAGCACTCACCTGGAATGCCGCCACTGGGCGATTCCGCACACGCTGCTGCCGGTGCTGGGCCAGTTGTTCGACAGTCCCTGGCAGGACGGCATCGACGCGCTGTGGCGCGAAGGCGTTGCCCTTCAGCTGCTGGCCGTCGGCCTGCAGGCCGAGGATCTGCAGACCGAGCCTGTGCGCACGCTGCGCGCCGGCCAGCGCGAACGGCTGGAGCGTGTACGTGCCTACCTGCACGATGATCCCAGCCACGCCCACAGCCTGGTCGAACTGGCCCAGTTGGCCTGCATGAGCCCAAGCTCGCTGCGCCGCCATTTCGCCCAGCAGTACGGCTGTTCGGTATTCGACTACCTGCACGAACAGCGCATGCGCCATGCCGAGCAGGGCCTGCGCGAAGATGGCTGGACGGTCGAGCAGGCCGCTGCCGCCAGTGGCTACCGTCATCCCAGCAATTTCGCGGCGGCGTTCCGCAAGCGCTTCGGTCTGGTGCCCAGTCGCTGGCGCACCGGCCCGTCGAAGATCGGCTGA
- a CDS encoding SDR family NAD(P)-dependent oxidoreductase, whose amino-acid sequence MIDYQLTGKTAIVTGGVSGIGLAVAQTLAASGARISVWDLKQDAVDATVATLQAGGTQAIGIALDVTDEAAVEAAVTRTVKELGGVHIAVNNAGISGPAASSGDYPIDGWQRVIDVNLTSVFLCQRAQIQAMRAAGTGGSIINMASILGQVGYAGSTAYVAAKHGVVGLTQTAAWEHAGDGIRVNAVGPGFISTPLLDKMDPKVRMTLEGRHALKRLGTAEEVAALVAWLASDDASFATGAYYAIDGGYLAQ is encoded by the coding sequence ATGATTGATTACCAGCTCACCGGCAAGACCGCGATCGTGACCGGCGGCGTATCCGGCATCGGCCTGGCGGTGGCGCAGACATTGGCGGCATCCGGCGCCCGCATTTCGGTCTGGGACCTGAAGCAGGACGCGGTGGACGCCACCGTGGCGACGCTGCAGGCTGGTGGCACGCAGGCGATCGGCATTGCCCTGGACGTCACCGACGAGGCCGCGGTGGAGGCGGCGGTGACGCGCACGGTGAAGGAGCTGGGCGGCGTGCATATCGCGGTCAACAACGCCGGCATCAGCGGGCCGGCAGCCAGCAGTGGCGATTATCCGATTGATGGCTGGCAGCGCGTGATCGACGTCAATCTGACCAGCGTATTCCTGTGCCAGCGTGCACAGATCCAGGCGATGCGCGCGGCCGGCACGGGTGGCAGCATCATCAACATGGCCTCGATCCTGGGCCAGGTGGGGTATGCCGGGTCCACGGCCTATGTGGCGGCCAAGCACGGCGTTGTCGGGCTGACCCAGACCGCAGCCTGGGAGCATGCGGGCGACGGCATCCGTGTCAATGCGGTCGGCCCGGGCTTCATCAGCACGCCGCTGCTGGACAAGATGGACCCGAAGGTCCGCATGACGCTGGAAGGGCGCCACGCACTGAAGCGCCTGGGCACGGCCGAGGAAGTGGCGGCGCTGGTGGCCTGGCTGGCCAGCGATGATGCCTCGTTCGCGACCGGCGCCTACTACGCCATCGATGGTGGGTATCTGGCGCAGTGA